The following coding sequences are from one Thiohalospira halophila DSM 15071 window:
- a CDS encoding acetolactate synthase large subunit — protein sequence MKTAELFVRCLENEGVEYIFGLPGEENLDVMDALVDSDIQFITVRHEQGAAFMADVYGRLTGRAGVCLATLGPGATNLITGVADANMDHAPLVAIAGQASTNRLHKESHQVLDLQNLFRPVTKYSSRLLTPAITTEVVRKAFKLAQSEKTGACFIEFPENIAEMPIEDEPLTVRQPVAPEPPGDRVEAAAAAISAANNPIILAGNGVIRSGACEALAEFAEAMNIPVANTFMAKGAIPFKHPMALGSAGLQAKDYVSCGFDQADLVLCIGYDLVEYHPYLWNPTRSNRLVHIDNTPAEVDAFYSVDVGVVGDITHSLQRIAEAATPRAGQFARPLRRALIEDMNEHAEDSRFPVKPQKIIWDLRTAMQLDDIAICDVGAHKMWMARMFRAERPNTCLISNGFAAMGIALPGAVGARLARPGVNVVAVTGDAGFLMNAQELETAVRQGISMVVLVWNDAGYGLIEWKQLNAYGRTSAVDFNNPDLVTFAQSFGAHGYRIERTEDLLPTLREALADGGVSVIDCPVDYSENLKLTEKLGEMVCPL from the coding sequence GTGAAGACCGCCGAGCTGTTCGTTCGCTGCCTCGAGAACGAGGGGGTCGAGTACATCTTCGGCCTCCCCGGCGAGGAGAACCTGGACGTCATGGACGCCCTGGTGGACTCCGACATCCAGTTCATCACCGTCCGCCACGAGCAGGGCGCGGCCTTCATGGCCGATGTGTACGGCCGGCTCACCGGTCGCGCCGGGGTCTGCCTGGCCACCCTGGGGCCGGGGGCTACCAACCTCATCACCGGTGTTGCCGACGCCAACATGGACCACGCGCCGCTGGTGGCCATTGCCGGCCAGGCCTCCACCAACCGGCTGCACAAGGAGTCCCACCAGGTCCTGGACCTCCAGAACCTCTTCCGCCCGGTCACCAAGTACAGCTCGCGGCTGCTAACCCCGGCCATTACCACCGAGGTGGTGCGCAAGGCCTTCAAGCTGGCCCAGTCGGAGAAGACCGGCGCCTGCTTCATCGAGTTCCCCGAGAACATTGCCGAGATGCCCATCGAGGACGAGCCCCTGACCGTGCGCCAGCCGGTGGCGCCGGAGCCGCCGGGGGACCGGGTGGAGGCCGCGGCGGCCGCCATCTCGGCGGCGAACAATCCCATCATCCTGGCCGGCAACGGCGTCATCCGTTCCGGCGCCTGCGAGGCGCTGGCGGAGTTCGCCGAGGCCATGAACATCCCGGTGGCGAACACCTTCATGGCCAAGGGGGCCATCCCCTTCAAGCACCCCATGGCGCTGGGCTCCGCCGGGCTGCAGGCCAAGGACTACGTCTCCTGCGGCTTCGACCAGGCTGATCTGGTGCTCTGCATCGGCTACGACCTGGTGGAGTACCACCCCTACCTGTGGAATCCCACGCGCAGCAACCGCCTCGTCCACATCGACAACACCCCGGCGGAGGTGGACGCCTTCTATTCCGTGGATGTCGGCGTGGTGGGCGATATCACCCACAGCCTCCAGCGCATCGCCGAGGCCGCCACGCCGCGTGCCGGCCAGTTCGCCCGCCCCCTGCGGCGCGCCCTCATCGAGGACATGAACGAGCACGCCGAGGACAGCCGTTTCCCGGTGAAACCGCAGAAAATCATCTGGGACCTGCGCACCGCCATGCAGCTCGACGACATCGCCATCTGCGACGTCGGCGCCCACAAGATGTGGATGGCCCGGATGTTCCGCGCCGAGCGGCCCAATACCTGCCTCATCTCCAACGGTTTCGCCGCCATGGGCATCGCCCTGCCCGGCGCCGTGGGGGCCCGCCTGGCCCGCCCCGGGGTCAACGTGGTGGCGGTCACCGGGGATGCCGGCTTCCTCATGAACGCCCAGGAGCTGGAGACCGCCGTGCGCCAGGGGATCTCCATGGTGGTCCTGGTCTGGAACGATGCCGGCTACGGCCTCATCGAGTGGAAGCAGCTGAACGCCTACGGTCGGACCTCGGCGGTGGACTTCAACAACCCGGATCTCGTCACCTTCGCCCAGTCCTTCGGCGCCCACGGCTACCGCATCGAGCGCACCGAGGACCTGCTGCCCACCCTGCGCGAGGCCCTGGCGGATGGCGGCGTCAGCGTCATCGACTGCCCGGTGGACTACTCGGAGAACCTCAAGCTCACCGAGAAGCTCGGGGAGATGGTCTGCCCCCTCTAG